The genomic stretch GATGACGACAGATTGCCTGTGTAGACTCCTATTGAGCTGCGGTGTCATGAACATCAACAGCTGAAGACAGTGTACAGCCTGATCAATGTGTTTGATAAGATTTAGATCGATCAGGGTGTGATGTTTGCGTGACCTGCTGTCCAGCCGAGGCCAGTTCATCTCCAACgagccttcttttttttttttaaatcgaggCTTAATTTACACCAAATCCTGCGATGCTGCAGAAACGCAGATTTCCCTTATTGATTTTAATGAGGGCACCTACTGTGGCAGAGGCATGACTGCAGATCAGTGGCaggacatgtttattttttcagcgTGCATAGATATTACAGAGGGAACTCAAACAGACGTCTCTGTGTggccttaagtttcactttcactaTGGGTTGGTCTTTTGCCCCAGGTTTAACACACAGCAGTGATCTGCCTTCCTTCCTGGCTGTTGACTGTAATTTAAAACCGGTTAATGAGGGATGGCAATCACCACTGGTACACCTCCAGAGGGGGTGTCCCAGTCGGTGggtggagctgtgtgtgtgtgtgtgtgtgtgtgtgtgtgtgtgtgtgtgtgtgtgggcggggcGGGGCGGGGCGGGGGGTCTAGGGGTCTAGGGGTCCGAGAAGTGCGGACGGGAATGAAAGGGCAGTGTGCTGCAGCTGTACCCGACTCTGGACACATGGCACCAGCAGACAGAGCAGACCCTGGGAGAAACATGCAACAAATGATCTTGATCAATCAATCATATCAGTGCTAATGTGGTGCTCCTCCTATGAGGGACCGAGCTGTGATCGTGAGGGGGATAACTTAAGTcgagtaactttttttttttttttttgctttttgcttttggaAACTCTGGTGAGTTGAATCAACGCTCCTCTGTGGTTTTTGCTTGAAACTGTGAGAAGAACAGACCATTCAGGCTGCTTAAGTTCAGATACACGTCACAGAAAAAACAGTTAGAATAGGGAGAAGGCTGTCTCATATTTCCAGTGTTCTTTGGTGCATTTCGTAGCTAATGCTGATCGATAAGACGATTGCTGATTATGGTCAGAAGTCACTGCATTGTTCACTTCGGAGCGGAGGTCAACGTGGTAAATGGTTAACTCCGCCCACTTTCTCCATGCTCGCCCTTCTTCTTGTGCTAAGAACACATGGACCTAAAAACATACCGTACCACAACACTGGAAATAAACATTGTCTGCATATAAAAGAATGAGGATGCACTTTCACACTGACCTGTTAGGTGTATTTAATTAACAACTCAAAGAGAAAAGCTGAAACTTAAGTCAGATGTATAAAGTGCCATTATTTTGTGTGTTCGAGTTATTATTGCAGGGGTCTCTGAAATAATTGATATCAAGGGTGGAGATGAATATCTTACTCCAAATTGTTAGTTAAAATGCCGAAATTACGACATcagaaattaaaagaaaagacaaaaaatgtaaattataaGATACTGTAATTACGAGATAAAAATTTAAATTATAAGATAATTCATCAGATTcttcattttgaaatgaaaaatgaaattttttacataaaaaaccCAAATTACAAGaagaaagtcaaaattatgaatTCGAAATGTTAAGATTAAACCATTATTCAAATAATCTAAATTATTTGATAAAACATGTATATAATGAGATAAAGTCGTCATTTCAAAACAACAGGTGACATTTTTGACATAAAAAACCCAAACTCTgagaaaaatacttaaaatactTAGTATTATTAGATAAGGGTAGAAATTCtcagataaaatgtcaaaactttaCTCGTTTGTTGACGTTTATAATCACATAATCGATACTTTTAATGTCATTATTGGCATGACAATTAGAAATCCATAAGATAAAGAATATGCATTTAGTATCATAACTGTATACACTATGTTCAGGCAATGACTCGCTGTTTGTAAGGGTTAAGAAGCGGCGGTCGGCATAAACAatatacattacattatatACATTAGGGCCATAATTTATTAGCAAAGAACAAGGCACACATTGAAGCTACTTTAAGATTAAAGGTTGAATTACACGATAACTGTACTGTATGTAGACCTTGGCTTAACATTGTTATATTAATCAAGTAGGTTAATTTCTACAAATAACATTGCCTTATTTCTAGTGACTGGATATCTGAACTTACATGTTGATTGTCAATTATGCAAAAATCGGGTGCAGTGGCATACATTTAGCTTATTCTGGTGATAAAATGCACAAGTGAACTTGTAATAATAATTCAGTTCACAGTCATATTCTCATTGTAAAGTATTACAAATGTGTATATAAAGCGTTAAAAAGGCGGAAATGTATGAGtataaataataattcatttgtttGCTAGAAGACCTGAACTTATAGTAACTCATAGCAAGTAATTCAAATGTTTCCTTGTTAAAACACTTACTGTTGTGAGTCATGGCAATTTATTTTCTTGCACTAAAAGTATATCCTTGGTTTTTGGTTGAACATTGTATGATACACTAAATGGAGAGAGAAGTTAATGAAAACTTACAATTCTGCACTATTTGTGAAGGTTGGTGTTTGAAGGACCAGATTTACCGACAAACTTAGTGGTGGTGAGCCCAGACCAGCAAGATTGTGGACAGTCATGGATGCGGTGTGGCCTGACGTAGGACCTGCAGGCAGAGGACATCGGATTTGCTTGATTCATTCACTCTGATCCCAGATAAGAACACGCAGACACTCTACCTGGATAGTAGCAGTAACAAATACTGAACACACTTCAGGACACCAAGAACTCATCTTTTGAAACTTTCATGACTCCTAAGTCGAAGGAGTTTTTCAGTTGGAGGGTCTCACTCAGAGAGacttattcttttatttttgtttattatttttaaagcactctgtattttattttcatacaaaCTACAGTACTGGGAATGTTTTGCCTATTGCTGAAAATGCTATAAAAGTGTCAACTGTTCAGCCTAGTTCCTACTCCCTTTGTTAGTTATTTAAGGTTTACTCCTATAGGACCTAGACAGATGTTTGTATCTCTTCTACCCTTTCCAGTAAGGACTTAAGGTGCTACATGATATTTTCTATAATTTCTGCAGGGTTGCATCATTTATTTTCAAGATGAAGTTTGACGATATTCTGGCAGAGGTGACAGGCTTTGGAAGATTCCAAATAACGACGATCCTGTTGATGATAGCTGCTCGTATGACTATGCCTTTTCACTATCTGCTGAATAATTTCATTGCGGCGGTTCCCTCTCACCACTGCGACATCACCTCTCTGGATTACGGAGATGCTTTTAGGAATCTATCACATGAAGAGAGACTTATTGTCAGTATTCCAGTTCAGAAGGATGGGACTCTTAGCTCCTGTCAGATGTTTGCAGAGCCTCAGTATCATCTACTGATAGACTCCTCCAACGTCACGGACCTACCCACAGTGCTGTGTCAGAATGGATGGGTGTACGATAACACCAACTTCAAGTCTACTCTGGCCACAGAGGttagtttaatttatttacatttacaatgaaTTTAGCTATATTAATTCCAATTTAACCACTTCATTCCttacttttctgtttgttgtctgtgtttacGTCATAGTGGGATCTGGTTTGTGATAAGAGAAGTCTGAACAAAGCATTGGCGACTATCTTCTTCATTGGAGTCATGCTTGGAGCAGCAGTATTTGGTTATTTGAGTGACAGGTATTCATGCCATGTGGTGAAATTAAGACAATTTATTCTGATTCTGTTtacaaagaaaagagagaaactttcacactgaaatacatttttgttacaGTATAgtatttaatattgtttttgttaagtcTCTGTCCTTTCCTTAAACTCTTCTTACTATTACTTATGTCGGTATACTTAGATAGAAGAGCTTAATTTGTCCAGTGTGCTCACTAAAGAAAGAAGCAAAAGTTAAAACTCAATTATTGACTGACAGATTGATGTACAGCAAAGTATAACTGTGTTCATCTCCACAGACCAAACCTGAACATATTTCTAACCTTTACCCCAACCATAAAGTGAACACTAACGTGTGCTTTTAATATCTCATGAACAGACTACTTTACACAGTGTAGACACTGTATAAGCAGGAATATATTGTTAGATTTTATTAAGTGTCATTTCGCCTGCTATTTTAACAGGATGTTTTATCAAACTGagtgtttttacacttttaatGAAGATCTGACCTACTCTATAGAGTCATCTGTAATTTGTCTTACAGGTTTGGCAGGAAGAAAGCACTTCTGGTGTCCTATGTGACATCCACCATCTTTGGATTTACAAGTGCTTTCTCATCTAATTTCATCATGTTTGCTGCCCTGAGGTTCTTGACAGGATTTGGACTTTCTGGAATAGGTTTAATCACTGTGGCCCTTCGTAAGTTTTTTGTCTTGGTTTGTgcctagaaaaagagaaaaacaacgaaaaagaaaaagtagcaTCGCAAACAAATATAtaggtttattttttataacCTCAAagttactacagtcagtacaagCTAAAACTTAACATAATAAAAATagtgaaaatataaatacaggGTTTATCTAGGGGTGTATGTTCCATAAGTATTGTCAGGTATGTTTTAATcaattgtgtttattattattgaatatttttttataggTGTTGAATGGGTGGACATTAAGCATCGAAATGCAGTGGGCAATTTATTGGGCCTGGACTGGAGTATTTTTACTGCTTTGCTTCCTATTGTGGCCTATTTCGTGAATGACTGGAGGTACCTGGTGGCCACAGTAACCTCTCCACTGTGTCTGGGCATTATATGTTGGTGGTAAGCAAAAAAGATTTTCTGCCTTTCAGTTATAACAGTGTGAAGCTGCCCTTGCATCAGTCAGACATATTTATGGTGTTTAAAGATGCTTCTTCTCATTGATAGTATGACTTGTAGTTTTAAGGAAGCAGCGGTCTGACTCATGAGTTTACATGAAAAATCACAGGTGGCTCCCTGAGTCTGCCAGATGGCTGATAAGTAACGGAAAGGTGGAGAGTGCTCATTTTTACCTGACCAAGTGTGCAAAAGTCAACGGCAGAGAGCAGTTCATGGCTGACATAAATCTTGAGGTACAAAACTTTACAGAGTCTGATAATTTCTATTCGGTATTGATATCAGCTTTGACCAGGGTTTCCTTTTTACTCTCCAGGTTCTGTCGAAAGAAATACCtgtagaaaatgaaaacagaagatATTCGTTTTTGGACCTTGTGAGGACCCCTAGAATGAGGAGACTGACTCTGCTCACTGGCATTGTCTGGTATAtacatttcttttccttttggtttttCACTGCtgagattttcatgttttaacaaattaaattatgtaTAAACAGTCCATACACTGTCCATATATTAatggagacagacagattaTTTCACCTCAAGGTGTCCTGAAATTGAAACATTGCCACACTCTATTATCATGTGACATTAATACACTTACCCACAGCCACCTTGCACAATGATTTAAAGCAGAGGTTTAACTTTGAAAGTTGAAGTAATCTGTCAGAAATACCTGCCAGTCAATCAGAATCTAGTATCTTTAGGGGCAAATGTGTAACTTCTCTCTTTTTGTTATAGGTTTGCATCGGCCTGTACCTATTACGGAATCAGCTTGAATATTGACGGCTTTGGTGTGAACATTTTTCTCACACAGTTCATCTATGGCGCAATTGAATTGCCAGCAATTGCCTTCGTGTTTTTCAGCTTTGACAAAATTGGCCGAAGGTTAACTCAGGCTGGAACACAGTTCCTGACTGGACTGTGTATACTCTGCAACATGTTTATCCCTCAAGGTAAATGAGCATTAGTCAAGTGTGCCTCTAGCCACATTTCAACCACATGAACTTCCCCCAAAGACCTGGAACCTCTCCAGTGTCCAGTGACTTAATTAGAGTCCAGGTACATTAATTTATGCCCCAAAGTACAGGAACTTTCAGGGCTTGCAGCGCTCAACATTTCTGATCTGGCCGTGTACTCATAGCATTTGATCTCTGTCGCCATCACTAAAAAATCTGCAGCCGCAAaaagcattattattttttgttcattgtgttcattgtgtttttacacattaaaaagtAAGGTGACTACTTGCCAAAACGTTGAGGGTCTTTAGACCAAGGTGGATGCGCAGATAACAAGAGGATAAAAGAAACTTTCAGTTCATTGAAAGGTAGTTCCAGGTACTTCGGGTGGAATTGTTGCTTTTGGAACAGTAGACAAATGacagcaacaaaagaaaaagcgaAACTCAGAAtacaaatattaacatttgAATTTCCTAATTTCctcaataaaaagtaaataGGTAATTTACGATTTCTCTTTTCAGATAAAGGGCCAGTTCAGACGGTTGTGGGAGCTTTGGGCAAAATGTTCGCAGAGGCAGCATATGGAAGTGTATTTCTGTACACAATGGAGCTTTACCCCACAGTATTGAGGTTAGTAAACCATCTAATATAAAGTTTAGATACCGTAGTGCACATTTACAGAAGCACTGAAACATCTTGATAAGTAACCACCCTGATCAGGGTCCTCATTCATAAAATGTGTCCAAGACTGTGGTGAACTTTGTTTGATCTTTATGAACATCGTCCAGCAGCGTCACACACCAAAGCTGCAGTTTTGGCTTTGTCTTGTACTATTTAGTCTTCAAAATGGTACATGCTGCCTGGCTTAAACTTCTTCTAACATTGCAGGGTCATGAACCTGTCATTTGTGCTGGCATTAGATATGCAGCTATCGCAGTGCACGTGCCGACAGTAAAGTTCATTTGAGATTTATAGATCACAGGTGCGTACGGTACTAGTTGTATACCTAGACCCTGCTTAAGCAAGATTTAGAACATGTTAAATACATGAGGCTCCGGGTATTTAGACATGAGGAGGTTGCAGCCATATCCAGAAACTGATTGTCCCTAAATGTTacaaatttgttttgttttttggttacACAGGCAAAATGGACTGGGTTTCTGCTACGTCTTGGGCCAAATC from Sparus aurata chromosome 1, fSpaAur1.1, whole genome shotgun sequence encodes the following:
- the LOC115585745 gene encoding solute carrier family 22 member 7-like; the protein is MKFDDILAEVTGFGRFQITTILLMIAARMTMPFHYLLNNFIAAVPSHHCDITSLDYGDAFRNLSHEERLIVSIPVQKDGTLSSCQMFAEPQYHLLIDSSNVTDLPTVLCQNGWVYDNTNFKSTLATEWDLVCDKRSLNKALATIFFIGVMLGAAVFGYLSDRFGRKKALLVSYVTSTIFGFTSAFSSNFIMFAALRFLTGFGLSGIGLITVALRVEWVDIKHRNAVGNLLGLDWSIFTALLPIVAYFVNDWRYLVATVTSPLCLGIICWWWLPESARWLISNGKVESAHFYLTKCAKVNGREQFMADINLEVLSKEIPVENENRRYSFLDLVRTPRMRRLTLLTGIVWFASACTYYGISLNIDGFGVNIFLTQFIYGAIELPAIAFVFFSFDKIGRRLTQAGTQFLTGLCILCNMFIPQDKGPVQTVVGALGKMFAEAAYGSVFLYTMELYPTVLRQNGLGFCYVLGQIGVAVSPIISLLDEVWGRLPSIIFTLLAFVAGLLTLVLRETRNICLPETIEDVEQTRQSISTPEEKS